From the Hemicordylus capensis ecotype Gifberg chromosome 1, rHemCap1.1.pri, whole genome shotgun sequence genome, the window AGACATCATTAGAATTGAGGGAGGTGCCTTTGGGAGACACCTCGAAGGCCTTGGTGTTGTACTCATTGGTCCCATGAACCTGGAAAAGGCGGGTGGAGGGCACTGGATCTGTGTTGCCAGCTCGAGAGGTACCTCCCTGGGCAAGGAATGAGGGGAAAGGAATTTTGAAGATTGTGAGTGTCAGCCTAGGCTCCTGAGGATCTGGGCACTGGAAGCAGGATAGATCAGCCAGAAAATACACATAGATGCATTTGCAGAATTTGTGTTTCCTTAGTAAAAGAtaaaaaccaccttaagtggtgcagtggggaaatgcttgaataacaagcagaaggttgccagtttaaatccctgctggtatgtttcccagactataggaaacacccatattaggcagcagcgatataggaagatgctgaaagatatcatctcatactgcacaggagatggcaatggtcaacccctcctgtattctaccaaagacaaccatggggctctgtgggcgtcaggagtcgaaattgacttgatggcacactttacctttacctttaataaaaGATATATAATGTTGAATATGGTGGAATCCTATCACAGCAAATCAAGTTCTAGAATCACTGCTACAAAGCCCAGGATGCTGGGAACATTGTGAATAAACTTGGAAAGCCATTGAAGAGGACTGCatgaaaaattatttattaatCCAATGTACTTTTTCCTCAAAAGGGACCTATGTTAACTCTTGTGTAGTACAAACATACTATTTCCATCTTCCACTACAAATGCACAGAGGAATAGAGCTGAAACCAACAGCTCATTGGGTCTAACGTCCTACTGTAGAATGGGATATTCCCAGTCTGAAGCATCTCAGGTTGTCCAAGATTTCCAAAGGAAAGGAGGCAGTTAAGTAACCTGTTTTGTTGCTGCAGTTTTGACAAATCTTTTAATTTAAGCCCTTATCCTGTTTTCAGAGCATGATATGGATAAAtgttttccttcctccttctctaaAGCAACAAGGAGGTCACACCCAACAAAGCAAAGGTGGTCACAGAATGTGTTTCTACACCCTATTATCAATTAGGCTGGAGCAAGACAAAACCCCAACCAACCATATGACTCCAGATATGGACATCTTAAGGCCAGAAGAGATGTGACACATGAAATCCGTGACAGGATCTCTTGGTGGATATTGATTTTTGTTTGATAACAATTGCAGGGGTCACCAACTTTGATCAGGCCAGTGGTACGAGGGAAGTGGATATTTAAGCATGCATGTGGCGTCTTGAAGCAGCTGGCAGGAAGGCTCCAACAAGATCTACTATCATAGTGATGCCTGCCCTGCCCCAGAATTGGACCCTAGCAGCCGCAGTTCAGCCAGGAACCACCATTTTTattttcccacaatgccctggaGCAAGAActgctttgggggtgggtgggggtgggaatggcaGCTGCCAGGTGACTGCTGCCCAAAAGAGCTTTGTCTCTCCTTTTCAACTTAAGAAAGAAAGAGCCACACAGCTCTTTTCACGTTCAAGCCCATCTCTACATGAACCTTAGGGGGCCCCACCTTAGGGCCCTTTGCCAAGAGTCCCCTCAAACCTAAAGCCTGCCCTGTATCCAACCCATTTCCCCTGCAGCATTTTCCTTACCTAAATTGGGACAATTCAGGTACCTATAACCGCCACCGCCCCCCGCCACAATGGAGCTAATAGCTGCTtgcaggaggtgggtgggtggatattCCAATGAGGAAAGAGCAAGACGATAAAAGGTTAAACACTGCTCCTATTAAAGTGAGAGGCTCCTTGTCCCACCCCAGCCATTTAAAAGTGCAGGGTGAGGGAAGAAAGCTTGGATTATGGATCTCCTCCACATTGTGTCTGTTTTGACCCTTGCAGTATAGACTTCATGTGAGCAGCACAAAAGGGAAGGCCATCTTCATCATGACTCACCAGATACACCACCATGCGCCCCTTGAAAATGGCCATAAGGTGGGCAGGCTCCTTGCCCATGGTCACTCGCACCTGCACCGGCTCCCCATTATACTGCTGGTCCAGAATGACAGCTTGGTAGGCAGAGGCTGTGATCTCATCCTGGCTGGCGTGGCGGCCCTGGAAAACAGCAACCCACAATAGAACGGGATGGTTTGGAAGGGTGTGGTATATTTCTAGTTATTCCCCTGtttaatgtgtgtgtggagggggggactCTACccaggtgcagtgttccctctaacaaggattcccagatgttgttgactacaactcccagaatcctcagcaaaaggctactgcagctgggaatgctggaagttgtagtaaacaacatctggggatccctgttagagggaacagtgcccaggTGTCTAGGAAATGATACAGCTATGACTGTGTTGTGAATTATGCAGTGCAATATTTTACAGTAGAACCTAATGGCGTCTTCAGAATCCTGAGAACCGCCACTCGGAAATAAAAAGTGTAAGTTTCTAGTCCACTAGGGCACCATAGTGCATGCAAGCAATTTCTACTCTTGGGTCAAAAATAACTAGTGGGGAGGAGTTTGTGTAGTCTAGAGGTAGGACGTCTAACTCTCTAGCACAGGTGCCATTTAGGGCAGGGAGTAAACTCACTCTAGGGCttagaggcatatctagggaaaatagggcctagggcaagcactgaaattgcgccccctgtccaaacatctgacacccatctttcagataactttaccataatatcagctgaaaaatacaagcttgttaatcttttaatatttcaaaaactatttagcagtggatgtagccagaccaaaaaatgctggaaaactacacatttcagtatgctggggctcatgaaaaacccaaatactatgtggaggtgcacttggaaacctaaacagaagtgcccgtctaattctctactaggcattgtagcatcactattacataagttttaaaaataaatggagaatttgacttttcccagatactctgaaaataattaaaggatatgcagagtaaactgtgtgactgcttggaatatattctagtatttcagaaagacagttaaaatgagagaaagagagcaagaaactcccagtgggccttaatggatttcacactgattcaaagacaaactcaccattaacagccatattattaagacaccacatttaactcacttatcacaagaagcaaagtaagagcaaatgaatacaatcctagctcataagcttcagctcagtattcacaagccctgattctctgtacatagtgccaaactgaatatgtgtacagtgacatattatattaaattttaaaagtttttttacctatagccccttcggggggcttcctaaaggccgtggggggggggtctgcaaaggttccccctcccgcactggcctttagggcctcgcagggaccatttgcagtggccatttaaaaaaaaaatttttttaaaaatggccactgaatacaaaatggccagtgtgcatgctcaaatgggctctgcaaggcctggcatagcctagggcctcacagaggccatttgagcatgcatggtggccattttgttttcagtggccatttttaatttttttaaaaaatggcgcccccttcaagtggctcccggggcacaTGACCTGCccgccccaccatagatacgcccctgctaggGCTAGCCTGGTGAACTGGGTGGTGGCCCAGGCTGCCTACCAGAAGTGGGTACTAAACTGAGCTTGGTGGCTTGCTGTTTGAAGGCactgtctgcagtgagctagGGAAAAGAACATAGAACCAGGAGGAGGGATCTTTCTCTGCCTGATTTCTCTGTTAtggtgaaagagagaaagagagctagGCTGGGAATGActggaggaaaagagaaaggaatgaAGACCGAAGAAGATGCTGCAGAAGAAGACCTGTGAGACTTCAGTGGGATCCCAGAACTGGAACAGGAGAACACTGGCAGCAAAACAGCAAATTATTGAGAGGCAGCTCTGGACCCTTCTCATGGGTATGGTGGGACCTGTTGCACTAATAGTTTCTGCAGtcctgcacaagccacacaactttGCTACACTGATAattaattgcgggggggggggagcatcaaaGGCACTCAACACACAGGGCACCATTTTTCCTAGGGCTGGCCCTGACCACACTCTGGCACTTTGTGTTTCAGAGCACATCGGATAATTTCTTAGGAGCACAAATATCTCTGATCAGTGCTCTGGTTCTACAGAGACTATTGTTATAAACAGCTGCCTGGGTTTCTGTTACATTTTGGCATTCATACCAATAGTGCAAATGTctacagggaggaggagggagggagggagggagggagggaaagagagagcgagcaagagcgagcgagcgagcctgCTTGTCCCATATTAGTAACACTCCTATGGTTCTTAAGGAATCTTGAAGAAGAAAAGCATATACCCTTGAAATACAGTGCTTTTCACTCCCACCTGTTTTATCTTTTTACTTTTAACCTTTATCCAAGAGTAAGTTTGAAGACTGTGAGGAATTTGCTTTCATGCGTCACTAACCTTTGCCTGCCTCACCTCCCCTGCCAATTAAGCAAAACTGTCTTGCAAATATGATTTTATGCACATTTTCATCtataaaaagaaagggaaaatctGTTGGAATCTGTTGTTTGGAATCATGGAGGAGTTCAACTTGGGGCCCAATACAATTATTTTTTCATTTCTCCTACCCATTCAGAGTTTCCTTTCTCAGGCCCTGCTGCTTACCTGCCAAACATAGAGGATATAGTGGATCTTGTTGTAGACTTGGTACTTGTAGAGGATGAGGTAACAGTCACCACTGTAGAAATGCCCAAGCCAGCGGCTCTCCACTGGTGCCAGTTCCAAGTTTTCAATTCGCCAGACCTGCCAGGGTGAGCAAAGTATTATTAATAATCAGGTAACTCTAGACATTTCAGGTCTATGGACAGGAGGGCAGAGAGTGTCCTGGGTATATCCAGAGGTATTATGCTGGGCAAAGTTTGATGAATCAGCACTCTGGTTCACTAGAACTGAATATGGCACAGTTTCTGTCCCTAGTTGGCACAGGAATTGCATCCCAAAAAATGCAAAAGAGGAGttatatagaaagctgccatatgaTATCAGActcgtggtccatctagcttatgATTGCTTACCCTGGCTAAGAGCAGCTCCGCAGGATTTCAGATGGGATCTTTCCCAGtcatgcctggagatgccagggactgaaccagggtaccttctgcatgcaaaacacatgctcttccacagagctacagccctatccccaaaTAACCAATCAAATCAAGGCAACTGGGAACAATCTCTAAAGAAAAGTGCTCTGTTTATTTCCCAACTGAAAGAAGAGTGTACAGTGCGGCACTGAACATTGAATCCAGCTTCCAAGGTATCTAAGCTttcattttaaacacacacacacacacacacacacacacacacacacacacacaccctcttatGACTACAAAGATATGTTTCAAAGTGTCTGGACAGTGCCTTGAGAAAGAAGTCACCTTGCTGGTTGGATGAAGCTggctctatacacacacacacacacaccagaatgaAGCAGTCGAAGAATGGATTGCAGCATTCCAGGCTACATGTAAGGTGTAGCACCACTGACTAaacgtaaagttgtgccgtcaagtcgatgttgactcctgacaaccacatagccatgtggtggtctttggtagaatacaggaggggttttccattgccatctcccgtgcagtatgagatgatgcatacTACTGACTGACTACTTCCCATGAAAAAactccctgcaaatagaaaaccGGCACACTAAGGGGAAAATTCTAGCCCAGTGTTCTgcctgctgtgctagttttctatatgcaggaGTTGAGAATGTAAGGGAGCATTCAAGAACATGACTACCTCTGATAAATGATACTTTAATTGACTGGTGTATTATGCAACTGTTAAACCTGAAAACTCAGTAAgcagtacattttttaaaaaccacctttcTAAACAATTCTTTAGTAAGCCACCATGgattcatttatgaagaatggtgGAATAgacatctaaataaataaataaaacctcttCTGCCCTTTTGGCAGTGAATGCCCTTTTAGGCCATTCCATAGTTTGGACacacaaccgagaaggccctgtcccttgtgAGCAACTTCCACACTTTAAAATGTGGGGAACCGACAACAAAGTGCCTCCATAGAGGAGTGAGGCTCATAAGCAGGTTTGTAGGGGAGGAGGCAGTTCTTGAGATACTTAggtccaatgttccctctaaggtgtgcgcatgcgtgcatgtgcacacaagtttttggatgtccactcagttaattttagatcccgctcaggttgaatcccactctgaatatatgtgcacacatacactgtcttgatattgccacccagaacaacgctcattccacacacagatgaaaataattagagaaGATGCTACTTGGGTCTCTGGTGCAAAGTGATATATATGATCTACTAGACCTACTACAACTTCTGATCCTCACTCTCACTTTCATAATGCAgcaaggatggggccatagctcggaggtagagcatctgctttgcaggcagaaggtcccaggtcggACTAGAAGATCTATCTTCTAGTCCTATCTGAAACtatgagagctgctgccaattagtATAGACAATACaagaagatggaccaatggtctaacctAGTGTAAGgcagccaggggtggagccaccattgggcgaacgggttcaaagaacccgggccactgttAATCAGGGGCCCCGCCTTGTGGACCCGACacgcccccccacatctgatgtcagaggcagcggggggagggcttatttcactcccaaactgGGACACACGAACGAAATGGGCCGAATGAAACTGGCTCGAACAAAACCGCGCGAATGAAATCAGCGTCAATGAAATGGAGATGaaatcggcccgcgctgcattggcagcatgggctagagcgactctccctgcctttaaaggcagggagagccactcctggcctcaccgccaatgcagtggggccgatctccctcccaaatggagctctgtggccccatttggaagggagattggctcGCGCTGTGTTGGTAGCACAGCTgcaatggctctccctgcctttaaaggcagggagagtctctccagcccacgctgcccaacatATCAGGGGCCGATCtgccttccaaacagggctgcatggccccatttgggagggagaccatgcccctgtgtctagcgtcagatgtgggggggccaTGGCAGCAGAACACGCTCCGCGGCTGAAGGCAGCTTACTGTTTTCCATTTtgcactgccataccttttcagAGTGAACAGAGAGAGGGCACCTCTGAGATCTGTCTTCTTCCTGACTGTATGGCTGATGCGTCATCCAACTAGTTTCAATGCTACTTCAGGGATCTGCCATGGGAAGGGATTGAGCTAGGCAAACTTGGTCCTCCTTACCTCCACCTCACCAGAGCCGTCATCCACCATCTTGTGCTGGGCAGCCATCTCAGGCCTGGCATGCAGAGTGGTGGCATCAAACTTCACCTGCTCCACTTTGGCTGTGGGAGGGATGACAAGTATGGAGGCATGGAGTTACcagtacaggtgtgtgtgtgcgcatgtgcgagAGAGGGGGGGCACTTGCACCAAGGGTGGGCAGTTACAAGGTAGAAAGGAGCTCTGATGGCATGTGCATGGGTTTAGTCCCATAAAAAGGAAGCACATGCAAGTATAGACCTCCCAGCTGAAGAGAGAAAATGGCAAGCCAGATTCTTGCAAAGTTCAATCATAATCCTTTCTGGAGTCAGGCTTGTTCACCTACAGTTCAAATCCTTTACAACTCAAAGGAAAAGAAGGCTTATGTCCTGCAGAGGACACTGCAATTTTGCAGGGAACAAAACGTGGCTCACAATAACCATTCTAGGCCCCGACCCAATCAACATTCCAGGCCTCAAAATTCCTGCATATGCAGACGAAGATCAGTTCTGGAAAAGCCCCATCACCTCCCATCCTGACAGAacgcctttttgttgttgttgttttggagaGGCGATTACAGGCGATTACAGCAAAagtcttcttcttccccaaatTTGAGAAGAGAAACAAACAGGGCATACTTACATTCTTATCCATCCCCCTGGATTGTGAAATCCATAGCTGGTGGAAGCAGCATCTCTCCCAGCAACTCTGACATTATTTGCATGCTCAAGCACTTACCGACTTTTCCGACTGTGCTGGTCTTGCCAAAGCCGGTGCTTTGATGGGGGACAGtccatttctgaaagagctgcttgAAGACAGCCGATTCAGAACCATCATTTTCCGTCTCCACATTGGTGCTGAATGGGTAGTTCTTCGCCTTGATGAAACCCTAAGGCGGCAAAAAGTACAATTCCATCATAGGACAACTATCACAACTAGGGAAAGAAAAATGACCTCCAACGACTCCAAGTTTGAGCTGACactctttttaattattatttaatgactgaaggggtgggggaagtagcACTCCTAAAGCAACTTAACCAATTGTTTCATGTTGCTTTCATGGTAAAATTGATATTAATTTGATTAGGAATAGGCTTTTTTCACAGCACctgttttatatatttgtttgtttgtgtttgtttgtttgtttgtttgtttggctgaTGACACTCCTCTTgcctttaaaaaggaagaggCTCAAGGGAGGTAGGGAGGTAGATGAATAGGTATTGGTGGTAACAGCAATGCCTGCCTGGTCCAAAATCCAGGCTAAAGCCCTGCACAGCTCACTGACATGCATGTTAGTCAAGGTCTGGAATGATGACAGATGGAGCCCAAGGAACTGAGGTCTCAGTAGGAGGCAGAAGACTGCTGAGATTCTCCCAGTGCCCACAAGACTTTCTGTTGTCCTGCGATACAGCCTTGCCAATAAATGTAGGCCTGCATGGACCCTGTGGTAGTaatgtaaagtgtgtcgtcaagtcgctttgactcctggtgcccacagagccctgtggtttcctttggtataatacaggaggggcagtatgagatgatgcctttcagcatcttcagaggcgtaactagggaaaacggcacccggggcaagcactgaaatggcgccccccaccaccacacacccccaccgcccccccaacatactacattatacttaggtttttcctcacaagcgcccgccgccgccgccaagccaggccactgactggccgccaggcgccagcaaagcaatgggggggggcgcaggcagcgtggaagggaccacttgtggggaagggggcactgacgtgttcccttgactgctgcagcgctgctgcactgagcaggaaacatttgtattaacaaaaaattaaaaattaaaaaaaaattggtcatggcggcgccccccacatgaccagaaaagatggcgcccggggcatgtgccccccctgccccccctatagttacgcctctgagcatcttcctatatcgctgctgcctgattgatatagtaccagcggggatttgaaccagcaaccttctgcttgttagtcaagcatttccctgctgcgccacttaaggtgactccctGTGGTAATAGCTGTATATAATtcagggccactaggtggcactgtgtggggagaaagggaaagtTTGGAAAGGGAAGGTTAAAGTTAGTTTCTGACTGTTTCAGCTGAACATGGTGTGATGCTCTTTGTCATCTCCACAGGCCCAGCTTTGCCTGCATCCCAAGCAAGTACAGTGCCTCAGTGTCCCTTATCCATGCTGTCACTCACCAAGGCCCGTTTCATGgcttcctgcttctcctccttgctAGAGGACCTGCCTTTCCACACAAAGATTTTCATGCCACCTTGGTCCAAGATGTAGCAGTCCTGATGGGATGAAAAGCAAGAGCCAGGTCTAGTACTTTATTAGCAAGCAGCTTGGTGGGTTGgtatgtgggtggggggaaacagccTTCCGTTGCAGACATCATAGCTGGACACTCTTGCTTAAGGACTATCTGCTTCTCTTGTGGACATTGGAGAGGCAAAGGGTAGAAGGAATACAGTTGTGCGGACTGAACTCCAAAGTTTCCTCTCCTTCCAGTCCCCCAACAAACTCTGAGCGAGATGTAACCCCCTGGCTTGTCAGGAGGAAACTGATTCCCCAAGGAAGCCACTTGCCTCATGCTTCAAGAGGTCCTGGGTAAGGGGTTGGATGGCAACTTCCTGGATAAGCAGGTTCCCTTCAACATCAGATACACTGTGAGAGGGAGACACAGAACAAGATGGTGGCTCATAATGAAGTTGCTGGGCTCTCTTTATTGGGATGAGtgtcaaagaagcatttatgagaTATATTAATTATCTTAAGAGCTAGCTAAAATTGGGACTGGGCATATTCAGTATGGAACTTGGCACTGAATTCAACTTCTGGAGAACCAAACAGCCAGTTTATACACAGAAATGGACAAAGAACAAGTGTATGGGCCCTTGGTTCTCTTCGTAGCATCAGCCAGAGCACCAGAAAACCAAAGGCAAGGTCTCCTTTCCTTTGAAGCCGCCTTATGTATTTGTCTCTTTCCTCTACCATCCATGGTCTCTCCCCTCCAACACACACCACAATAATGTGGTGGCATTATTGTCCTCTGCCATCACCATTCGTGCTGAATTATTCTGAATCCACAAAAAAGAGCTCAAACAACACAATAAGTATCCTATCATCTAGGAAAAATCATGCAAGTTTTCTCATTTGCATTATCCATCAGAAAATGGAATATTCTGAAATAGACTTAATGGTGAAAACAGAATTGTCAAATGGTTTACACAAAACGTTTGTTTCCTTGATCTACAGGTGCACCCGGCACGGTTAGTTCAGCAAAAGACTTTCCTCTCCTGTTCCTGCTTGCCGCAGAGATATTTGTCTCtcactctcctcctgctgctgcacccTCTGCATGCCACGCAACTTCCTGGCCTAACCTTGGTCCCCAGGATTCCACACCCAAAGTCACTCACTGGTAGAGTTTCAGAGAGGATTTCAGCTTCTGGTCCACCACAGCATCTGGGAAGGCTGGCTGGAtttccctcttctcccccaacACATAGATCAGGATCTTCATCAGCATAGGAGAGGCAGCTTCATCCTCCCCATCTACCACACCCACCTGCGCTCGGCCCCCACGCTCCCGGTCACGGATATCCTTGGCCAGATTCATGCCCTGTAGGGAACAGGTCACAGACACAAGCAGTGTCAGAGGGTCACGGAGGACATCTAAAGGGAGTTGGGATGACTTGGGGAAGTCTACAGAGAAGAGAGCATGGTGGCTGTGGGTCAGACTATGTGAGAGTTCAAACCAGGACAgttctcctgtgcctttaataaaCTTTGGTGCTCTCTTCCCAAGGTCAAGTGAAATGTACTCTGTACATACTCAGATGCACTCTTCTAGCGGAGTAATGCAAGACAAGTATTCTGCACATATTCAAGTGTACTTTTGTTTTTACTTCCCACCTTCTGCAGCCTAGCCTTGATAATGTTACAGATGGGATTTGGAGACAAAAGCCCTGATGAATTTTAAATCAAGGCTGGATATGacacaatattatttattttatttttatttttatttttattttttacattttatatcctgctcttcctccaaggggcccagagtactacatacttaagtttctcctcacaacaaccctgtgaagtaggttaggctgagagagaagtgactggcccagagtcacccagcaagtctcatggctgaatggggatttgaacttgggtctccccagtcctagtcctgcactctaaccactacaccacgctggctctccaatatgaataaattgaaaagggAGGAACCATCTCCATCAGATGAGCCCCATTTATACAACTTCAGTTGTCCCTAATTATTTGTCTTTTCCAAACCCAGTTACAGAAATAAAATTAACTCCTTTAAGAACCTTTCAGTGATTATGCCTACCATTCAGTGCTGGGGAGAGGAATGTGGGGGGATGTACTAAAAAGAATGGCACCAAATGGCCATTGGAATGAATTGGTTCCTTCTAGATGTCCATAGAAATGCACTGAATATTTGAATGAtctcagagcatggtctaaggttTCACACCATACACAATATAGCTaatttgctgaagctaagcaggtcttggtgaggttagtgcctggatgggaaattcatggagtggggccatagctcagtggcagaacatctgctttgcatgaagaagaccccatgttcaatccctggcatcttgagGCATCAAGGTctgataccttggagaagccatagccagttaatgtagacaatacttagtttaaaatgaaccaatggtctgactcggtataaggcagcttcctatgtttctattcaGAAGGCATTAAATTTGTTCCTGATCCCCTTGTCCAATCTATATCTTTGTCAGAAAAGCAATAATCCATGGGACTAATATTACAAtggatctgttttttaaaaatttcagataCCAGATAGTTTCCCATCATAGAAAGTACATGAACCAAAATCCTTGTTCCTTGATTGTGGACTTCTCTTCACACCTCATGTCTACCCAGCTTCCACATTTCCACCAACCCACAGCATCTGTTGTACCTTCAGCCGCTCCATACGGTTGCTCTCAGGACCATTCCATTGGATGATGAGCTTTCCCAGGTCCAGGAGGAACACATCACCTAGGTTGAAACTGCTCCAACTCATCTCCACCTATGCAGGAAACGTAGCACAGCTGAGAAAGGTTGCTTGTATTGATTAAAACCCTGGACACCTGGAGTCTCCCAAGAAGAAGTTTGGTTTCTTTCCCCAGAAACCAAAGCACAACAGGGGGAGAGTGCTTATTGCACCACTGCAAAAGAAAATGCACCTTCCCAAATGTGTGACTTGTGTAAGGCCTGAGCATGCTTGGAATTGGGCAAGGAATTTTGTGGATCACCCACAAGTGCACTTTAAAAAGCCTGGTCTCAACCCAACAGTTTGGGCTAGGAGCTAAGTCTCCTAGTCTTGGGCTATTGCCATTTCCTTCCTCAAAATGCCTTTCCAGCATCAACCTACTTCTCCAGCCAACACCGTCTTCTTGCCCTTGACATGCAGCAGGCGTTGTACGTTGTATGTGTTGGTCTCCACATGCTTCATGCCTGAGGCCACTCCACCCTTCTTATAGCTGTGGAGGAAGCACAGGGTCAGGGGCAGAGATCAACCTTTGCAGCAGTCCCAGGGTTCACACAAGGAAGGCTTGTGCCTCTCCCCATATTGCACAGATGAGAAAACAGAGGTGCCTCAGATTTTGAAGGTGGGGCTAGAAAGAAAAGGCAAGCTACTACTTTCCCCATCCTTAATAGGTGTCTATTACTGTCTTACAGCCAAGTCCTAGTCagtacatttacttgggagtaagcccggTTGAAT encodes:
- the VIL1 gene encoding villin-1 isoform X2, which encodes MDEYLGGVAIQHRETQGYESDTFRGYFKQGLIYKKGGVASGMKHVETNTYNVQRLLHVKGKKTVLAGEVEMSWSSFNLGDVFLLDLGKLIIQWNGPESNRMERLKGMNLAKDIRDRERGGRAQVGVVDGEDEAASPMLMKILIYVLGEKREIQPAFPDAVVDQKLKSSLKLYHVSDVEGNLLIQEVAIQPLTQDLLKHEDCYILDQGGMKIFVWKGRSSSKEEKQEAMKRALGFIKAKNYPFSTNVETENDGSESAVFKQLFQKWTVPHQSTGFGKTSTVGKVAKVEQVKFDATTLHARPEMAAQHKMVDDGSGEVEVWRIENLELAPVESRWLGHFYSGDCYLILYKYQVYNKIHYILYVWQGRHASQDEITASAYQAVILDQQYNGEPVQVRVTMGKEPAHLMAIFKGRMVVYLGGTSRAGNTDPVPSTRLFQVHGTNEYNTKAFEVSPKGTSLNSNDVFILKTPSCCYLWYGKGCSGDEREMARHLADLISKTEKVVIAEGQEPAEFWVALGGKTQYASNKRLQEETTSITPRLFECSNKTGTFLATEITDFTQDDLEDDDVFLLDAWDQVFFWIGKHANEAEKEAAAVTAQEYLHTHPSGRDVETPIVIVKQGFEPPTFTGWFLAWDPLKLTEKKTYEEVKAELVDDNSLSQLTSEILEAKDVFTANTILGNLSLSTHPPEILVNMPAEDLPKDVDPSRREEYLSEEDFLAVFAMSRQDFAALPKWKKQSLKKEKGLF